A genomic stretch from Puntigrus tetrazona isolate hp1 chromosome 6, ASM1883169v1, whole genome shotgun sequence includes:
- the sned1 gene encoding LOW QUALITY PROTEIN: sushi, nidogen and EGF-like domain-containing protein 1 (The sequence of the model RefSeq protein was modified relative to this genomic sequence to represent the inferred CDS: deleted 1 base in 1 codon), producing MGWLRRLVLSMCMLLILLHGVEPVVPLEEFYPFGLDEGDSQTIEQDDGGSGLVAISVAFPFFGERHTGLYVNNNGLVSFLREVSQFTPVAFPIAGDRRVVAPFWADVDNRRAGKVFYRETKDPAILRRATTDMNRYFPEFPMFVTTWALIATWHQVTFFGGSSITPVNTFQVVLITDGELSFTIFQYHNISWTTGMHATSGGDLAGLGGIAAQAGFNAGDGRRYFNIPGSRTDDIVEVETTTNVGYPGRWVFRIDDSQVQVGSCNDSASVCANLRPCQNGGRCIDDCITGNPSFTCSCLAGFTGRRCQIEVDECSSYPCQNGGTCVDKINHFICLCPVGFVGTTCETDIDECQETPCLNGAQCIQGVGNFTCVCQAGYTGFLCESDINECASMPCLNGGVCEDLVNNYTCTCTTNFTGSHCETEIVVMKNSSTTDAANQTVSCDGENCEKHKICEYIGSGNYNCTCTPGYYGDDCEEECPCQNGGVCVDVNGTCDCPTGFTGLYCQFEVTQTPCSNNRPCPDGGPCLEYGGTYLCTCQTGVDFDHKDFYPYVQPRSACDSSPCQNGGYCYERDGGYICECKHGYRGKHCERVRLSICASSPCRNGGSCKEEADSYRCVCPYRFTGKHCEVGKPDPCASSPCLNGGTCFHYIGKYKCECSSTFVGRHCEINRGSNPTLEGLDCGPPVKVKHAEVQYSSTSPGSMALYACHPGYTPLPRATQSICSSQGSWSQPPVCEEINECLSLPCMNGGTCRDRVASYLCECEDGFSGQRCQTDIDECLSEPCKHGGTCEDQPGSYFCHCQQGYAGQDCEIEQDGCEPNPCLNGGVCRGYRRNHLCVCKEGYVGDRCQTLENPCVLQPCGSRGVCWSDRRGNYSCACRVGHTGRDCERDLLPPSGLHVLRVEENEVELRWDQSDATQNLISGFAVAFAPIGRGPRKTDYLEKQHSTYILQGLNPGQLYNISTFSVKRNTNSNDISQPAFALIRTRPRKVEQLEVVNVSSSQVWLRWLVHVGRHVAVSQVRVSLVPADGSGPRTAVLNSSVTEYSFSTLLPGQMYTVDVVTQSGLRPEDLPSTSKSAGPLHFWTRPLPPQNLSLSHISTTSALITWDHHPRNLPDGFVVNVTRGLSTRSRYLPDGSLGTYTLRDLTPGQHYRLALTALRKTGQDNIQSVPQHLAFTTLPVSKSQSRGDRPKGGQDSQTGQTLTQVQDGGTDDHTELFEEPQRYTELIDGRGRITAKFTNLPQKTIRHRTKPEPPIKLEKMEETTNKISLALEIPEEATKSKSESSQDCRTQLCQNGGTCVRINESFSCNCPAGFKGRRCELYCQRVPHPCTRLYSETKTVPVWEDGVCHYLYKRTYKVQQDVCFREICEPLLPKKVLPKTPNRRTQKQQQ from the exons GTCAACAACAATGGCCTGGTGTCTTTTCTGAGGGAGGTTTCCCAGTTCACGCCTGTTGCATTCCCCATTGCTGGAGACCGCAGAGTTGTGGCTCCGTTCTGGGCAGATGTAGATAACCGACGGGCAGGAAAAGTTTTTTATCGAGAGACCAAAGATCCTGCCATCCTGAGAAGAGCCACTACAGACATGAATCGCTACTTTCCTGAGTTCCCTATGTTCGTCACTACATGGGCGCTGATTGCTACCTGGCATCAAGTCACATTTTTTGGTGGCAGCTCAATAACTCCG GTCAATACATTTCAAGTAGTTCTCATCACAGATGGTGAGCTCTCCTTCACCATCTTCCAGTACCACAATATTTCTTGGACAACAGGGATGCATGCTACCAGTGGTGGTGACCTAGCCGGCTTGGGAGGCATAGCTGCACAG GCAGGTTTTAATGCTGGTGATGGGAGGCGCTATTTCAATATCCCTGGCTCTCGGACAGATGATATTGTTGAAGTTGAAACCACCACAAATGTGGGATATCCTGGTCGTTGGGTCTTTCGTATTGATGATTCTCAGGTGCAAGTGGGCAGCTGCAATGACTCAG CTTCGGTCTGTGCTAACTTAAGGCCCTGTCAAAATGGTGGCCGCTGCATTGATGACTGCATAACTGGAAATCCATCTTTTACTTGCTCGTGTTTGGCTGGCTTCACTGGACGCAGGTGCCAGATAG AGGTCGATGAGTGCTCTTCATACCCCTGTCAGAATGGGGGCACATGTGTGGACAAGATCAACCACTTCATCTGCCTATGTCCAGTGGGATTCGTAGGGACAACATGTGAAACAG ACATAGACGAGTGCCAGGAGACCCCATGCCTCAATGGAGCACAGTGCATACAGGGTGTAGGCAACTTCACCTGCGTATGCCAAGCAGGTTACACTGGGTTCCTATGCGAGTCAG ATATCAATGAGTGTGCATCCATGCCATGTTTGAATGGAGGTGTGTGTGAAGACCTGGTGAATAACTACACCTGCACCTGTACAACAAACTTCACTGGAAGCCACTGTGAGACAG AGATAGTTGTCATGAAAAATTCTTCTACTACTGATGCTGCAAATCAGACAG TTTCCTGCGATGGAGAGAATTGTGAAAAGCATAAAATTTGCGAGTATATTGGCTCTGGAAACTATAACTGCACCTGCACCCCAGGTTATTACGGTGACGACTGTGAAG AGGAGTGTCCCTGTCAGAACGGAGGGGTTTGTGTTGATGTGAATGGCACCTGTGATTGTCCAACAGGCTTCACTGGACTATACTGTCAGTTTG AGGTAACACAAACACCCTGTAGTAACAACCGACCGTGTCCGGATGGAGGTCCATGTTTAGAGTATGGCGGCACATACCTCTGCACCTGCCAAACTGGTGTTGACTTTGATCACAAGGATTTCTATCCATATG tACAGCCCCGATCAGCCTGCGATTCCTCACCGTGTCAGAATGGAGGCTATTGCTATGAGAGGGATGGAGGCTATATTTGTGAGTGCAAGCACGGCTACAGAGGCAAGCATTGCGAAAGAG tcaGATTAAGTATCTGTGCCTCTAGTCCCTGTCGTAATGGAGGCTCTTGTAAAGAAGAAGCTGACAGCTACCGATGTGTCTGTCCCTACCGTTTCACAGGGAAGCACTGTGAAGTGG gAAAGCCAGATCCTTGTGCTTCCAGCCCCTGCCTGAACGGCGGAACATGTTTCCACTACATTGGTAAATACAAATGTGAGTGCTCCTCAACCTTCGTAGGAAGACACTGCGAGATCAACAGAGGATCCAATCCGACTTTGGAGG GTCTGGACTGTGGCCCCCCTGTGAAAGTCAAGCACGCAGAGGTGCAGTATTCCTCCACTTCCCCGGGCTCCATGGCTCTGTATGCATGCCACCCAGGCTACACTCCCCTTCCCAGGGCCACCCAGAGCATCTGCAGCAGCCAGGGGTCCTGGAGCCAGCCTCCAGTCTGTGAAG AGATAAACGAGTGTTTGTCTCTGCCATGCATGAATGGGGGAACTTGTCGCGATAGGGTAGCCTCCTACCTGTGTGAATGTGAAGATGGTTTTAGTGGCCAGCGCTGTCAAACAG ATATTGATGAATGCCTTTCTGAGCCATGCAAGCACGGAGGTACATGTGAGGATCAGCCTGGTTCTTACTTCTGTCACTGCCAGCAGGGCTATGCCGGACAGGACTGTGAGATAG aacaGGATGGATGTGAGCCAAATCCTTGCTTGAATGGAGGTGTATGCCGAGGCTACAGGAGAAaccacctgtgtgtgtgtaaagagggTTACGTCGGAGACCGCTGCCAGACAT TGGAGAACCCGTGTGTACTGCAGCCGTGCGGGAGCCGAGGCGTCTGTTGGAGCGACAGAAGAGGGAACTACAGCTGCGCCTGCAGGGTGGGCCACACAGGCAGAGACTGTGAGAGAG ACCTGTTGCCTCCATCTGGCCTGCATGTGTTGCGGGTGGAGGAAAACGAAGTGGAGTTACGCTGGGATCAGTCAGATGCCACTCAGAATTTAATCAGCGGCTTTGCTGTTGCCTTCGCTCCTATTGGTCGTGGACCAAGGAAGACGGACTACCTGGAGAAGCAGCATTCTACTTATATACTACAGGGTCTGAACCCAGGACAGCTCTACAACATCTCCACGTTCTCCGTCAAACGCAACACCAACAGCAATGACATAAGCCAGCCAGCTTTCGCTCTCATCCGCACTA GGCCACGTAAGGTGGAACAGCTGGAGGTGGTGAATGTGTCCTCCTCTCAGGTATGGCTGCGCTGGCTGGTGCACGTTGGTCGCCATGTAGCGGTCAGTCAGGTTCGGGTGTCTCTGGTGCCCGCGGATGGGAGCGGACCTCGGACAGCCGTGCTCAATAGCAGCGTCACAGAGTACTCCTTCAG CACATTGCTCCCAGGTCAGATGTACACAGTAGATGTAGTCACACAGAGTGGTTTGCGCCCTGAAGACCTCCCATCAACTAGTAAATCTGCTGGGCCACTGCACTTCTGGACCC GACCTCTTCCACCTCAGAACCTTTCGCTCTCCCACATCAGCACCACTTCTGCACTAATCACATGGGACCATCATCCTCGGAATCTTCCAGATGGTTTTGTGGTGAATGTTACTCGCGGCCTGAGCACCCGTAGCCGGTACCTACCTGACGGAAGTTTAGGGACCTATACACTGAGAGACCTCACTCCAGGACAACATTATCGGCTTGCCCTCACTGCTCTGCGCAAAACAGGGCAGGACAACATTCAGAGTGTACCTCAACACCTGGCCTTCACCACAC TACCGGTTTCAAAGAGCCAAAGCAGAGGTGACAGGCCTAAGGGAGGACAGGACTCCCAGACGGGACAGACCTTGACACAAGTTCAAGATGGAGGCACAGATGACCACACGGAGCTCTTTGAAGAGCCACAAAG ATATACAGAGCTTATTGATGGAAGAGGGAGAATTACAGCTAAATTTACCAACCTTCCACAAAAAACCATCAGACACCGCACAA AGCCTGAACCTCCGATAAAGTTAGAAAAGATGGAAGAAACCACCAATAAGATAAGCCTAGCTCTGGAAATTCCTGAAGAAGCCACAAAGAGTAAATCTG AGTCATCCCAAGACTGCAGGACTCAGCTCTGCCAGAATGGAGGAACATGTGTGCGGATCAACGAGTCGTTCAGCTGCAACTGTCCTGCTGGC TTCAAGGGCAGACGCTGTGAGCTGT ATTGTCAGCGAGTACCTCACCCATGTACTCGCCTTTACTCCGAAACAAAGACTGTGCCTGTGTGGGAGGATGGGGTCTGCCATTATTT GTACAAAAGGACGTATAAAGTTCAGCAGGATGTTTGTTTCAGAGAGATATGTGAGCCTTTGCTGCCTAAAAAAGTACTGCCTAAGACTCCAA aCAGAAgaactcaaaaacaacaacaatag